Proteins found in one Kiloniellales bacterium genomic segment:
- a CDS encoding precorrin-4 C(11)-methyltransferase, with amino-acid sequence VAVVYRATWPDQQVIRGTLANIRAEVRAAKITRTALILVGRVLAQDAFEDSRLYAADHVHLLRPHRRASR; translated from the coding sequence GGTCGCCGTGGTCTACCGCGCCACCTGGCCGGACCAGCAGGTGATCCGCGGCACGCTGGCGAACATCCGAGCCGAGGTTCGCGCCGCCAAGATCACCCGGACGGCGCTGATCCTGGTCGGCCGCGTGCTCGCGCAGGACGCTTTCGAGGACAGCCGTCTCTACGCCGCCGACCACGTTCATCTGCTGCGCCCGCACCGGCGGGCGTCACGCTAG
- a CDS encoding cobalt-precorrin-5B (C(1))-methyltransferase — protein sequence MDRKAEGPLRRGWTTGACATAAAKAAYGALSTGAFPDPVTITLPGGERPAFALAREALGPDFAQAGIVKDAGDDPDVTHLAEVVVTLRRGAPGSGLAFKAGEGVGTVTKAGLPLAVGEPAINPAPRRMIEAALREAAGGEPGDLEIEVSVPGGAALAARTWNPRLGIVGGLSILGTTGIVVPYSCAAWIHSIHRGIDVARAAGLAHVAGCTGSTSECAVQALYDLPDHAMLDMGDFAGGLLKYLRRHPLPKLTIGGGFGKISKLAQGHLDLHSGRSQVNLDWLAERLAELDADAELVDACRRANTANEVLTLTRGAVALADVLAERARETALGLLAGETEVEVLIFDRQGGLVGRSRG from the coding sequence ATGGATCGGAAAGCGGAAGGACCTCTCAGGCGCGGCTGGACCACCGGCGCCTGCGCCACCGCCGCCGCGAAGGCCGCCTACGGCGCGCTCTCGACCGGCGCGTTTCCCGACCCCGTGACCATCACCCTGCCGGGCGGCGAGCGGCCGGCCTTCGCCCTAGCCCGCGAAGCGCTGGGCCCGGACTTCGCGCAGGCCGGCATCGTCAAGGACGCCGGCGACGATCCCGACGTGACCCATCTGGCCGAGGTCGTCGTCACGCTGCGCCGCGGTGCGCCAGGTTCGGGTCTTGCGTTCAAGGCGGGCGAAGGGGTCGGCACGGTGACCAAGGCCGGGCTGCCCCTGGCGGTGGGGGAACCGGCGATCAACCCCGCGCCGCGCCGGATGATCGAGGCCGCGCTGCGCGAGGCGGCGGGCGGAGAGCCCGGCGACCTCGAGATCGAGGTCTCGGTCCCAGGCGGCGCGGCCTTGGCGGCGCGGACCTGGAACCCCCGCCTCGGCATCGTCGGCGGTCTTTCCATCCTGGGCACCACCGGCATCGTGGTGCCCTATTCCTGCGCAGCCTGGATCCACTCGATCCACCGGGGCATAGACGTGGCGCGCGCCGCCGGCCTGGCCCACGTCGCCGGCTGCACCGGCTCGACCTCGGAGTGCGCGGTGCAGGCGCTCTACGACCTGCCGGACCACGCCATGCTCGACATGGGCGACTTCGCCGGCGGCCTGCTCAAGTACCTGCGCCGGCACCCCTTGCCGAAACTCACCATCGGCGGCGGCTTCGGCAAGATCTCCAAGCTCGCCCAGGGCCACCTCGACCTCCACTCGGGCCGCAGCCAGGTCAACCTGGACTGGCTCGCCGAACGCCTTGCCGAACTGGACGCGGACGCGGAGCTGGTCGACGCCTGCCGCCGGGCCAACACGGCCAACGAGGTCCTGACCTTGACCCGCGGCGCGGTGGCGCTGGCCGACGTCCTGGCGGAGCGGGCCCGCGAGACCGCGCTGGGCCTCCTGGCCGGCGAGACCGAGGTCGAGGTGCTGATCTTTGACCGCCAGGGCGGCCTGGTCGGACGCTCCCGTGGCTGA
- the cobA gene encoding uroporphyrinogen-III C-methyltransferase, whose product MESLPFTLPSLEPGWVWLAGAGPGDPGLLTLTTLEGLRGADVVVYDALVNESILSLARPGAVLEYAGKRGGRPSPKQADISCRLVAYAREGKRVLRLKGGDPFVFGRGGEEALALVSAGVPFRIVPGVSAGIGGLAYAGIPVTHRSTNSAVTFLTGHNVAGEVPDQLDWPALARGSPVIVIYMGLKHLARIAGLLMAGGRAPDEPVAVVSNASLPAQSVLETTLGSCDADARAAGVTPPTLVVVGQVVRLRDGLDWLGALAGRCLDPDPLDQERNREVG is encoded by the coding sequence ATGGAAAGCCTGCCCTTCACTCTTCCCTCGCTCGAGCCCGGATGGGTCTGGCTGGCCGGGGCCGGCCCGGGCGATCCCGGCCTGCTCACCCTGACCACGCTCGAGGGGCTGCGCGGCGCCGACGTCGTGGTCTACGACGCCCTGGTGAACGAGAGCATCCTGTCGCTCGCCCGCCCGGGTGCGGTCCTGGAGTACGCCGGCAAGCGCGGCGGCCGGCCTTCGCCGAAGCAGGCCGACATCTCCTGCCGGCTGGTCGCCTACGCGCGCGAGGGAAAGCGGGTGCTGCGCCTCAAGGGCGGCGACCCCTTCGTGTTCGGGCGCGGCGGCGAGGAGGCGTTGGCCCTTGTTTCCGCCGGCGTTCCCTTCCGGATTGTACCGGGCGTCTCCGCCGGAATCGGCGGCCTGGCCTATGCCGGCATTCCGGTAACTCACCGGAGCACCAATTCGGCCGTCACCTTCCTGACCGGCCACAATGTGGCGGGCGAGGTGCCGGACCAGCTGGACTGGCCCGCCCTGGCGCGGGGATCGCCGGTCATCGTGATCTACATGGGCCTGAAGCATTTGGCGCGGATCGCCGGACTACTGATGGCCGGCGGGCGCGCGCCCGACGAGCCGGTCGCCGTGGTCAGCAACGCCAGCCTGCCGGCGCAGAGCGTGCTCGAGACCACGCTCGGGTCGTGCGACGCGGACGCCCGGGCGGCCGGCGTCACGCCGCCCACGCTGGTCGTCGTCGGCCAGGTCGTGCGCCTGCGCGACGGACTCGATTGGCTCGGCGCACTGGCCGGGCGCTGCTTGGATCCGGATCCCTTGGACCAAGAACGGAACCGCGAGGTGGGCTGA
- a CDS encoding cobalt-precorrin-6A reductase: MADRKRLLILGGTEEGWALADWAARQERLCVTTSLAGRTREPKRPPGQVVSGGFGGAEGLTAFLREQATDLLVDATHPFAATMAGHAAAASAAAGVPRLKLLRAPWQAEDGDRWITVPDTAAAARALEALGERVFLSSGRQGIEAFAPCRDHWFLVRLIDPPSTPLPLARHEIVLARGPFDADEEVALLQQHRIDALVSKNSGGGATYGKILAARRLGLPVVMIARPPAPPGDSVASVEAAAEWIAARLEQIRV; encoded by the coding sequence GTGGCTGACCGAAAGCGCCTGCTCATCCTCGGTGGCACGGAGGAGGGCTGGGCCCTGGCCGACTGGGCGGCGCGACAGGAGCGACTCTGCGTCACAACCTCGCTGGCCGGCCGCACGCGCGAGCCGAAACGGCCGCCGGGGCAAGTGGTCTCGGGAGGTTTCGGCGGCGCCGAGGGGCTGACCGCATTCCTGCGGGAACAGGCAACCGACCTGCTGGTCGACGCCACCCACCCCTTCGCCGCGACCATGGCCGGCCACGCCGCCGCGGCCTCAGCAGCCGCCGGGGTTCCCCGCCTGAAGCTCCTGCGCGCGCCCTGGCAGGCCGAGGACGGCGACCGCTGGATCACGGTGCCGGACACGGCCGCCGCGGCGCGCGCCCTGGAGGCACTCGGCGAACGCGTCTTCCTGTCGTCCGGCCGCCAGGGCATCGAGGCCTTCGCGCCGTGCCGCGACCACTGGTTCCTGGTGCGCCTGATCGATCCGCCGTCCACGCCGCTGCCCCTGGCCCGGCACGAGATTGTTCTGGCGCGCGGCCCCTTCGACGCGGACGAGGAGGTGGCCCTGCTTCAACAGCACCGCATCGACGCGCTGGTCAGCAAGAACAGCGGCGGCGGCGCGACCTACGGCAAGATCCTGGCGGCCCGGCGCCTCGGCCTGCCCGTCGTCATGATCGCGCGGCCGCCCGCGCCCCCGGGGGACAGCGTGGCCAGCGTCGAAGCCGCCGCCGAATGGATCGCGGCGCGGCTAGAGCAGATCCGGGTTTGA